The stretch of DNA GGAGGACAGATCGGCCCATTGAAGGTCATCGAGAAAGAGCACCAGCGGATGCGAGGCGCTGGCGAACACCTTGAGCAAGGCGGTGAATAACGTATTGAACCTGGACTTGGCCGCGGCGTCAGTGAGTTCTGGCACTGGCGGCTGGGGGCCGATCAGCTGGACCAGTTCCGGCAGCACATTGGTCAGGACGACTCCGTCGCCGCCTAGAATCTCCGTGATTCGTTCGCGCCAGACCGCGATGTCGGTCTGTGTGCCGGAGAGGATTCGGCGCAGCAAGCCTCGAAAGGCTTCGACGATTGCGGAGTAGGGCGTCTCATGATGGTATTGATCGTACTTGCCCTCAACGATCGTGCCGCCCACCGCGGTCACATGCGGGAGGATGGCCCACACGAGTGCTGATTTTCCGATTCCGGAATAGCCTGATACCAGCCCGAGCACGACTGTCCCCTGAACTGCGCGCGCATAGATGTCTTTCAGGGCAGCGATGTCGGACTCGCGCCCATAGAGTTTTGGGCTGATCAAAAATTGAGAACCCCGTTCGAATTGTCCCAATTCAAACGGAGCGAGTGTCTCAGCGGCCAGCAGCATTCGCTCACAGTGAGTCAAATCATGCAGGAGGCTGGCGGCTGAGGCGTACCGTGCTTCCGGAGCCTTCGCCAGCAGCCGCAGGACCATGTCGCTCAGCGGTTGAGGAACCGGCGCCCAGAGCGACAGCGGCTTGGGCATCATGGCCAGATGCTGGTATGCGAGATCGAGGGGATTATCTTGGCGGAAGGGCGGATGCCCGCCCAGTATCTCGTACAGGATCACACCGAGCGAATAGAGATCGCTCCGGGCATCGATATCGGGCAACTTGCCGATCTGTTCCGGCGACAGATACCGCATCGATTCGAGCAGCGGGGTCGAGGCTGGTACCATCACGATCGTGACGGCACCTTGGTGATCTTCCTGGAAACACTGAGGATGCAAGCCTCCGCGCTCCCTCGTCGCCAGGTGATGCTGTCGGAGCGCGGTTGTCCAGGCGATCATCCGGCGCACGGTGCGCAAGAGCGCAGCAGGCGACAACTCTTTCTCAGGATGTGTCGTGATGATGAAGCCTCCGGTTGAAGACTTGTCCCTAGGAGAGGCCGACCTGAATAATGTTCAAAGAAATACCTCAATCTAATAAATATTACTAGAGTCGTAATTCATGCTGTTCTTGTCTTATCCAGGGCGAGCCTGGCTCGGTGTGCTTTCGCAGGATCTCTTGTGCCATTTTGGTGCACACAAAAGGTTTGGGCTGGGCATTGCGCTGGATGACTTTTCAACAGCAGGCTAGTTGTGTGAGCGAGGTGCAACGTCAAGCAACGACCCCATCTCTTCCCCACACTTATGGAGGCCATGGCCTATCCGAGAATCGTCAAGAAAGATTAAGCCTTTGTCCCTGTGCTCTTATGGGACTGATCTCCCGCGGTCATAGGAACTGCTCCGAACTACGGATTAAAGATTGAGTAATGAAGGAACGGCCTACTGAGGGAACGCTCAGTAGGCCGTTCTCTTTTTCGGTGCAACGGTAGATTCGTTCGGGCAGATCAAATGCGACGGCCTGCTCGCTTCGTGATCATCTCCCACTCGTATGAGACGTACCTGACCATCACGCCTCTCATCACAGCCCAAAATTTGGACAGAATACTTCACTTCCATTCCGAATTTGTCTAAACCAAAAAGTGAAGGCCCTGATATTGCTGGGAAATCAGGATTAAATGGTTTTAACATCTCACTAACACCTCTTTAATCTGGCGTTGCTACTCTCTCACTCACATGGGCACGGCCTTTACACCATCAGTAAGGGCACAATCCTAAGGAGGTGGCAACCATGACATGCGGACGATGCAAAGGATTAATGGTCGATGAGTGGCGACCGGACTTTTCACCGGAAACGTTTGTGTGGCGCTGCATTAATTGCGGATCGATCGTCGATCCCCTCATCGAACAAAATCGCCGGACTCGGCTTGCTGAACAATTATTACTGGAGCCAGTCGAAGTGTTGCGGTAATACGCCGGCGGCAGGGTCAAAGTGACGACCGCGGCACTCGACATACGAGTCAAACCTTCCCTGCGGGCCGTGCCCGCAGGGAAGACAAGGCAATAGGTTCAGTACAGCACACTGAACCGCTCTCTGAAAGGAGAGGCCGTCCTGAGGGCTCGATGAACGGCCTGCTAGAGTGAGAAGTCAGCCCAGAGCACGGTGTGGTCAGAAGGATCCGTCGCGCGACGCGGTTCTAAATCGACATCGACCTGCTGACACCTTTGAGCCAAGGGCGAGGTCGCAAGAATATGGTCGATCCGCCACCCTTTATTGGCGGCAAGAGCACTGGGCGCACGGTAGTCAAAAAACGTGAACTGCTGGCGATCTGGATACAGTTTGCAGAAGACATCTTCGAAGCCCCACGCAACCGTCTTCCCATAGGCCTTGCGCGCGTCTTCGTGGTAGCAAACATGTTTCAGATGTTTCTCCGGGCTGTGGACATCAATGGGTCTTGGGGCCACATTCATGTCTCCACACCAGATCGCCGGCTCCTTCGGGGACAAATGAGCTTCGAAATGCTTGCGCAAGCGCTCATACCATCCAAGTTTGTATTGATACTTGGGTGAGTCGATCTCGAAACCTTGGGGAACGTACGTGTTGATAATGGGTATGCCCTGAATCACCACTCGCAAGAGACGCGCATCCTCCACGTCTCCCCCGTCGTCGAACCCGTACCAGACGCCTTCCGGCTTTGTACGACTGAGAATCGCAACCCCATTGTATGCTTTCATGCCGCGGAAGGTGATTTCGTAACCGGAGGCGGCAAGCGCTGTTAGCGGGAATTCGCTGTCCTGAACCTTCGTTTCCTGCAGACAGAGCACATCGGGCTGATGGCGTTCAATCCATTGCAGCACAATGGGGAGTCGCTTGCGGAGCGAGTTGACGTTGAAGGTTGCGACTTTCATGCGGCGGGGCTGATTCTAGCAGAGCCAACTCGTCGCAACAACTGAGCCCCACAGAACAACACGGCCTGTGATCGGACACTTCCCGATCACAGGCCGTTCTTATCGAGTCTCAGCGCGATTCAGCGTCCGATCGACATCAGTTCCGCACAGCATCCGCCAGGTCATTCTTCACCCCACCGGCCTCGTGGGCCATATCGTCAGCGGCTCCCCTCATCTCGCTCGCCTTCGCATGAGCCGCATCTCGCTTTGCTTTCCCTTTGGCCTTGAGCTGCTCCTTCTTCGCCTTCATGTCGGCTTTGGCCTGTTTTTTCTTAGCTTTGGCCTCATCCCGCTTTGATTTCATCTCGCTCTTCATGGACTCTCTCTTGGCCTTGAGATCACTCGACAGATCCTGCTTTTCTGCATTCAGATCATTCGACAGCCCGCTCATATCCTGCTTCATCCCCTCGGACATCTTTCCCAACCCCGACTCATCAGCCATGGCAAGCGAACTCATCCCGACAAACGCAGCGGCAACTATTACAGCGATTGACCTTCTCATCGACTGCCCCCCTTGGTTGAAATATACTGCCCGGCTCCACGTCGAAGCGACCAGCGTGCAGGATTTATCAATACCCTGAAGGGAGACGTTTGCCAATTGTTTCCTATTTTTACGCAGCTGAGCATTCGCGCCGGCGTTCGGCAACTCACACGTTCAGCAGATCGGTGGCTCACTGAAGATGCGGATAAGGATCGGCAGGACGTTACTGCCGCACCGCATTGAGATAGCGTCGGAGAATCGCCTGTTCGACCCGCGACCGCCCGCGATCAGGTGCCGGAAACCGCAGCACAAGATGAATACGCCCGGGCTCAGGGAGTTGAATCGTAATGCGTGGCTCTGGGGAGGGCGCTTCCAGGAGGTTTGTTTGCTCCAGCAATTTCATCTGTCGACCCATTTGATCCATGAAGGAAGCACATTCGGCCTTGGCGGCATTGAGCAATGCTTGCTCGGCCGCTCGCCAATCATCCGTGCTCTGAAGGGGAACCGACAACACGTAGAGGCCATATTCCTGCGAGGGACTTTCCTTGATCAAGGGACTTCCAAACAAAAGACTGTTGGGGAACACCACGATTCGGCCGGTATAGAGATGCGACGTCTGACCCGGCCCGATTTCCAACAGCTTCGTCGCAAACACATCGTACTCCAACACGACGCCTCGATAGATTCCCAACTGGATACGATCCCCGACGCCGTAGACCCCTCCGCCGATACGCAACGCCGCGCCGCTCCAACACAGAATCAATTCCTTGGTCGCCAAGACCACCGTCGCCGCCAAGGCGACCAGAGAAACGGCGAAGGCATCCAACTCGTGGGCCCAGATCACCACAAGTCCAACAAACAGTCCCAGAACCATGCTGTTGCGAGTCGTGACGATCCACCGTCGCTTGGCGTCGATGGTGAGCGTGTGATTACCTTTGATCCAACGGACCAGAACCGTCCGTACAATGAGGAGAATAAGGAGGAGAAGAATCGACTTCAGCAGGTCGAAGAAGACGCTGGACCCGATAACCGGCAACAATTCTCGCATCGTGTTGTTCGAACCACGTTATTGCGACGCGGTCTCATCCTCACTGGCACGCGGGACACATTCTTCTCGCTTCCAATCTTTGAGCTGCTTGGCCTCATCGAACGAAAGCGTATATCGGTAGCAATAGAGCGGCTCACGGTACGGTTCATCACTGCCGGCCAGACTCTTTCCGAATGGGGAGGGCGAGGGAGGAGCCTTGGTCTTCTTGCCGGCCGCGAGGTTGCCGGGATCCCACGGGTGCACCTCTCGATCCCCCATGGGTACGCGGTAGGTCCACACCGTATCACCACCCAGCACCGGTGTCTTCGTAGTACTCGGAGGTCCGAACTTCTCTGAGATATCGTCTTGGGTGAGCTTCTTTACTCCCTTATCCAAATATCGATCCCGCCAGGGTCCACCGCAGCCGGACAGTGCGACTACACAGAGAAGGAGCACGAGAGTCTGTCCACGACCTAGGCACGTCATCGTCTTGTCTGTGCTACGTATCACCGGGCTACCGTTCCACATCACGCTGTTCCCGACCCCACCGAATGGAGCAATACATCGCGTACCCCTGAGCCATCATTCCGGTGACGAGTAGGCCCAACGCCGTTTGCAGCCAGATGGTATGGGGAAATTCCAACCCGTAAATGCCAAGCATGAACCCCGCGGCAATAAACACAATGCCCATCCCGCGAGCAATCAATGCGTTCGTTGGCAAATCAGACATCAATCATCCCTAAGCCCCTACGAATCAATACGCTACACCGACATATCCCATCGGTTCAACTCTTTGCCGCTTCGCCGTCACGACTTCGTTTTGGCCCGAATGGCGCCGGCTCTCGCCTCCAACCGCTCTGCCTCTGCGGCTCGCCCCGATTTACGCAGCGCGCCGGCATAGTCCTCAAGATTCTTGGCCACATCAGCATGGTCCGACCCCAACTGTGTCTCCCGAATGGCCAAGGCCCGCGCAAACAAGTCCCCCGCCTGTGCTCCGTCACCTTGAGCCAGGTACATCGCGGCCAAATTGCTCAGCGCGAGCGCTACCTCAAGATGGTCCCGGCCCAGGAGCTTCTCTTTGATCGCAAGTGCGCGCGTTAAGAGTCTTTGGGCATCAGCGTATTGTCCGTGCTTCCGATGCAAAACGCCAAGATTATTCAACATGGCCGCCACATCAAGATGGGTCTCACCGTACACATCCTGGTAAATCTTGAGCGCCTCCAGATACACGGGTTCAGCCTCGACGAACTTCCCCTGCGCGCTATACGCTTGTGCCAAATGAGCCAAGGTCACTGCCACCCGCCGATCATGCAAACCGAACTCTTCTGCCTTCTGAACGGCGGCAGAAAAAATCTTTTCCGCCTGCTCATACTCACCTCGTTGCAAGGCCGATTCGCCGGCCTGCATCGCCGCATCCCACGTCTGTTGCCCGCAGGCCAGAGTCACCAGCAGCAGAAGCGACCATGCGCCGGCGGCAACGGGTCGCTTCATGCTCGCCCCATCTGCTCGACAATGGACTCAGCGGGATACGTCACGATCTCCGCGAGCGTCGGATGATAGTGGGGAATGCGCAGCAGATCCTGTGCGGTTCCATGAAAATACATCACCGCGATCAGCTCATGGATCAGTTCGCCCGCCTCCGGCCCCACAATCTGAGCGCCCAGCAACGCGCCGTCG from Nitrospira sp. encodes:
- a CDS encoding tetratricopeptide repeat protein; this encodes MKRPVAAGAWSLLLLVTLACGQQTWDAAMQAGESALQRGEYEQAEKIFSAAVQKAEEFGLHDRRVAVTLAHLAQAYSAQGKFVEAEPVYLEALKIYQDVYGETHLDVAAMLNNLGVLHRKHGQYADAQRLLTRALAIKEKLLGRDHLEVALALSNLAAMYLAQGDGAQAGDLFARALAIRETQLGSDHADVAKNLEDYAGALRKSGRAAEAERLEARAGAIRAKTKS
- the xth gene encoding exodeoxyribonuclease III, which produces MKVATFNVNSLRKRLPIVLQWIERHQPDVLCLQETKVQDSEFPLTALAASGYEITFRGMKAYNGVAILSRTKPEGVWYGFDDGGDVEDARLLRVVIQGIPIINTYVPQGFEIDSPKYQYKLGWYERLRKHFEAHLSPKEPAIWCGDMNVAPRPIDVHSPEKHLKHVCYHEDARKAYGKTVAWGFEDVFCKLYPDRQQFTFFDYRAPSALAANKGWRIDHILATSPLAQRCQQVDVDLEPRRATDPSDHTVLWADFSL